The following proteins are encoded in a genomic region of Myxococcales bacterium:
- a CDS encoding response regulator, whose protein sequence is MADLSMQAAPATPDTIRQALRRRAPILLVLLATLLASFYLIWLANNSEGSRWFSSIPFICVPFAASIKMFLTARRCSGDAKRAWFCFSLACLFFTCAEAHWMFYEVVYNDPTPSPSLGDIGYYSFPILFVLGIWHYNIRAQPVGVPLSQIGNLGIIVSALMLAYLFQYYELVKVAPDLPEVLTAIAYGIFDISSFLFALVVLSLHVWGKKRNSLVLIVCALAMLATTDFFYAFALLHQNYVSTGWIGVLYPLVFVTLFMAAYEQDQLPDVGEELSHDPAFTDPSAQWETLVAPLAVTIVVATAFTYREVLTTDVVAYALVPITLFVISLALRNWWGHKAETQLRSEAIASKFQLQVANQGLWDEMQNRSRIEDELRHSQKMEAVGQLTGGVAHDFNNLLAVIITNLEIAEQFPKTQPALQECLHDASAAALRAASLTKQLLSLSRKQALNAESISTSQLLNEMRALLERTLDERIQIKIETSKDLRNCIADRSQFENAILNLAINSRDAMPAGGELAIRASNIVLDETHAAEHPESKPGSYVKISVTDTGSGIDSDVLSRVFEPFFTTKDIGAGTGLGLSMVYGFAKQSGGHLTIESEVGRGTEICIYLPSAEQQPQAPQTKNDADIPEGRGETIFVVEDEAAVRKLVVKLAKELGYDVVAAASDGTEALALASEIESIDLLLSDVILPGDYSGAEVAAELRRKRPGIRVLLMSGYAPESVLVDAQLEPDIKLLHKPFRAADLARAIRGALDA, encoded by the coding sequence TTGGCTGACCTCTCCATGCAGGCGGCTCCGGCGACGCCCGACACCATTCGGCAGGCGCTCCGGCGACGTGCGCCGATTCTGCTTGTGCTGTTGGCCACGCTGCTTGCGTCGTTCTACCTCATATGGCTCGCCAACAACTCCGAGGGGTCGAGATGGTTCTCTTCCATTCCGTTCATCTGCGTACCCTTCGCGGCATCGATCAAGATGTTTCTAACAGCGAGACGCTGCTCGGGCGACGCGAAAAGAGCCTGGTTCTGCTTTAGCCTGGCGTGCTTGTTCTTCACCTGTGCCGAGGCGCACTGGATGTTCTATGAGGTCGTATACAACGACCCAACGCCCAGTCCATCCCTCGGCGACATCGGCTACTACAGCTTTCCAATTCTCTTCGTATTGGGGATCTGGCACTACAACATTCGCGCACAGCCGGTCGGGGTCCCTCTCTCCCAGATCGGAAATCTCGGCATCATCGTTTCCGCCCTGATGCTCGCGTATCTTTTTCAGTACTACGAACTCGTCAAAGTGGCGCCGGACCTCCCCGAGGTGCTGACGGCCATCGCCTACGGGATCTTCGACATTTCATCGTTCCTGTTTGCGCTCGTCGTACTCTCGCTTCATGTCTGGGGAAAAAAGAGAAACTCGTTGGTGCTGATCGTGTGCGCTCTCGCGATGCTGGCGACGACGGACTTCTTCTACGCCTTCGCTCTCTTGCACCAGAATTATGTCAGCACCGGATGGATTGGCGTGCTCTATCCTCTCGTGTTCGTCACTTTATTCATGGCAGCCTACGAGCAAGACCAGCTGCCCGATGTCGGAGAGGAATTGAGCCACGATCCCGCCTTCACAGATCCATCGGCACAATGGGAGACACTGGTCGCCCCCCTGGCAGTGACCATCGTCGTCGCTACGGCTTTCACCTACCGCGAAGTTTTGACTACCGACGTCGTGGCCTACGCACTCGTTCCGATTACGCTTTTCGTGATCTCGCTCGCGCTCAGAAACTGGTGGGGTCACAAGGCGGAAACGCAGCTGCGGAGCGAGGCCATCGCCAGCAAATTCCAACTCCAGGTGGCGAACCAGGGACTCTGGGACGAGATGCAGAACCGTTCACGGATTGAGGACGAGTTGCGCCACTCCCAGAAGATGGAAGCCGTGGGGCAGCTCACAGGCGGCGTGGCACATGATTTCAACAACCTGCTGGCGGTGATAATCACCAACCTCGAAATTGCCGAACAATTTCCGAAAACCCAGCCGGCGCTGCAGGAGTGCCTGCACGACGCGTCCGCTGCGGCGCTTCGCGCCGCTTCACTGACGAAACAACTCCTCAGTTTGTCACGCAAGCAGGCCCTCAATGCCGAGTCTATCTCGACGAGCCAGCTACTCAACGAGATGAGAGCGTTGCTCGAAAGAACGCTGGACGAGCGCATCCAGATAAAAATCGAGACCAGCAAAGACCTCCGAAATTGCATCGCAGATCGTTCGCAGTTCGAAAATGCGATCCTGAATCTCGCCATCAATTCGCGTGACGCGATGCCCGCTGGCGGTGAACTCGCAATCCGCGCCTCCAATATCGTGCTCGACGAGACTCACGCCGCCGAGCATCCCGAATCGAAGCCCGGGTCCTATGTCAAAATCTCGGTAACCGACACCGGGAGCGGCATTGACTCCGACGTTCTCTCACGCGTGTTCGAACCCTTCTTCACGACAAAGGACATCGGGGCGGGTACGGGCCTCGGCCTCAGCATGGTCTACGGTTTTGCCAAGCAATCGGGAGGCCACCTCACGATCGAGAGCGAAGTCGGCCGCGGCACTGAGATCTGCATCTATCTGCCCAGTGCGGAGCAGCAGCCGCAAGCTCCGCAGACCAAGAACGACGCGGACATACCAGAGGGTCGCGGCGAAACGATATTCGTCGTCGAAGACGAAGCGGCCGTTCGCAAGCTCGTCGTCAAACTCGCGAAAGAACTCGGATATGACGTGGTGGCGGCCGCTTCCGATGGCACCGAGGCGCTCGCGCTCGCAAGCGAGATCGAGTCCATCGACTTGCTCCTGTCGGACGTAATCCTTCCAGGCGACTACTCCGGCGCCGAGGTGGCGGCCGAACTTCGCCGCAAGAGGCCGGGCATCCGCGTCCTGCTCATGTCCGGGTATGCGCCCGAATCAGTCCTGGTAGATGCCCAGCTGGAACCCGATATCAAACTTCTCCACAAGCCCTTTCGCGCCGCCGATCTCGCACGTGCGATTCGCGGCGCCCTGGACGCATAG